The following proteins are co-located in the Brachybacterium sacelli genome:
- a CDS encoding TSUP family transporter, producing MPLLTLALLAVIIAAGAGLQRLTGMGFALVATPFLVLTVGPLEGVLVTNLCGIVSALLNLALVHREVQWRRLLRFTPFSLPGIVVGVLVLQVLPAEPLAVLVGVLILLAIAVSVLVRPGEISDGLPLSAGFGAASGFMNATAGVGGPALAVYAVATGWSHRGFAASAQAHFALLCALSLAAKGALPSMPGAGWVVTVVAILAGVAIGERLAGRFAEHALMRLVIVLSALGAVMTIVQALV from the coding sequence GTGCCTCTGCTCACCCTCGCCCTGCTCGCCGTGATCATCGCGGCAGGAGCCGGCCTCCAGCGCCTGACCGGAATGGGATTCGCCCTGGTCGCGACCCCGTTCCTGGTGCTCACCGTGGGCCCGCTCGAGGGGGTGCTGGTCACGAACCTGTGCGGCATCGTCTCCGCGCTCCTGAACCTCGCCCTCGTCCACCGCGAGGTCCAGTGGCGGCGCCTGCTGCGCTTCACCCCGTTCTCGCTGCCGGGCATCGTCGTCGGTGTCCTCGTGCTGCAGGTGCTTCCCGCCGAGCCCCTGGCGGTGCTGGTGGGCGTGCTGATCCTGCTCGCGATCGCGGTGAGCGTCCTCGTCCGTCCGGGTGAGATCAGCGATGGGCTGCCGCTCAGCGCAGGCTTCGGCGCCGCCTCGGGATTCATGAACGCCACCGCGGGGGTGGGCGGTCCCGCGCTGGCCGTCTACGCCGTGGCCACCGGGTGGAGCCATCGTGGCTTCGCGGCCTCTGCGCAGGCCCACTTCGCGCTGCTCTGCGCCCTCTCCCTGGCCGCGAAGGGTGCCCTGCCGTCGATGCCGGGCGCCGGCTGGGTGGTGACCGTGGTGGCGATCCTGGCCGGAGTCGCGATCGGTGAGCGGCTCGCCGGTCGCTTCGCGGAGCACGCCCTGATGCGCCTGGTGATCGTTCTGTCGGCCCTCGGGGCGGTGATGACGATCGTTCAGGCGCTGGTGTGA
- a CDS encoding PadR family transcriptional regulator, translating into MSEHVDTHLQELRRGTVVLACLQLLRTPGYGYGLLEQLEKRGLATDANTLYPLLRRLEKQGFLTSEWNTEDARPRKFYATSAEGLRLAETLRREWTSLSDAISSLPDPASSTEEH; encoded by the coding sequence ATGAGCGAGCACGTCGACACCCATCTGCAGGAGCTGCGGCGCGGCACCGTGGTGCTGGCCTGCCTGCAACTGCTGCGCACCCCGGGGTACGGCTACGGCCTGCTCGAGCAGCTCGAGAAACGTGGCCTCGCGACCGACGCGAACACGCTCTACCCGCTGCTTCGACGCCTGGAGAAGCAGGGCTTTCTGACCAGCGAGTGGAACACCGAGGACGCCAGGCCCCGCAAGTTCTACGCCACCTCGGCCGAGGGTCTTCGCCTGGCCGAGACCCTCCGCCGGGAGTGGACCTCGCTCAGCGACGCGATCTCCTCCCTCCCCGACCCCGCGAGCTCGACCGAGGAGCACTGA
- a CDS encoding ABC transporter ATP-binding protein encodes MTPADRDAAACEAGGASVDLRRAYADESPAPAGQDGAGTAGTALLEARDLHHAFGGRPVLRGVDVSIAEGEVVGLVGPNGGGKTTALRILHRALAPDAGEVLLEGRDLGSYPGRERARRIAVMAQEITGEVPLSVADVVLLGRVPHAGAFGSTTEEDLRIATEALEHSGALHLARREFGLLSGGEKQRVLIARALAQQPRVLLMDEPTNHLDIGSQHHVLQIVREQGPATLVVLHDLNLAARYCDRVLVLTDGIVRADGPPAEALTADLVSATYGVTAQRATADDGTAQLLFRGQGPSPEAPAEPTGPRPAEY; translated from the coding sequence GTGACCCCGGCAGATCGTGACGCGGCCGCCTGCGAGGCGGGCGGGGCCTCTGTGGACCTGAGGCGGGCGTACGCCGACGAGAGCCCGGCCCCTGCCGGCCAGGACGGGGCCGGAACCGCTGGCACGGCACTGCTGGAGGCGCGCGATCTCCACCACGCCTTCGGCGGCCGGCCGGTGCTGCGCGGAGTCGACGTCTCGATCGCCGAGGGCGAGGTCGTCGGGCTCGTCGGCCCCAATGGCGGCGGCAAGACCACGGCGCTGCGGATCCTGCACCGCGCGCTGGCTCCCGACGCGGGCGAGGTGCTTCTCGAGGGCCGCGACCTGGGCTCCTACCCGGGTCGTGAGCGCGCGAGGCGGATCGCGGTGATGGCGCAGGAGATCACCGGTGAGGTGCCGCTGTCCGTCGCCGACGTGGTGCTGCTGGGCCGCGTGCCCCACGCCGGAGCCTTCGGTTCCACCACCGAGGAGGACTTGCGCATCGCGACCGAGGCGCTGGAGCATTCCGGCGCGCTGCACCTGGCCCGACGGGAGTTCGGCCTGCTCTCCGGCGGTGAGAAGCAGCGAGTGCTCATCGCCCGTGCACTCGCCCAGCAGCCCCGCGTGCTGCTGATGGACGAGCCGACCAATCACCTCGACATCGGCTCCCAGCACCACGTGCTGCAGATCGTGCGGGAACAGGGTCCGGCGACCCTCGTCGTGCTGCACGACCTGAACCTCGCCGCCCGCTACTGCGACCGCGTGCTGGTGCTCACGGACGGGATCGTGCGAGCCGACGGGCCACCGGCCGAGGCGCTCACCGCGGACCTGGTCAGCGCCACCTACGGCGTTACGGCCCAGCGCGCCACGGCCGACGACGGCACGGCCCAGCTGCTGTTCCGCGGGCAGGGCCCGTCGCCCGAGGCACCGGCCGAGCCGACCGGGCCTCGCCCCGCCGAGTACTGA
- a CDS encoding glycoside hydrolase: protein MALISELSPHPGADTIGDDPRGDLSGQWAYRLDREGIGEEHRWFAAPLARGAADGAADAEHGHLDLPGSLQEQGIGDPVTVGTPWTGGIVDQSYFTEDRYAPYRQGEDVSVPFWLQPRMYYRGAAWFQREIQVPDDWDGRSVILELERVHWESTVWVDGTRIGAENSLSTAHRHDLGRLAPGTHLLTVRVDNRTVIDVGPNSHAVSDHTQGNWNGIIGRMQLHARSEVEIAQLRAFPDVAHRRVQVRIDIGSGTAGVGEGSVSVRARRLGNAGSSVAGSGTEAIVVPFTADHGEDLGSRGLLAGCTHLDIDLELGEEAALWDEFDPALYELEADLVARTGEQEHRSSVRTVLGLREVGVDGTQVSVNGRRTFLRGSLECCVFPLTGYPPTDLGSWRRIVRIAKEHGLNLLRMHSWCPPEAAFLAADEAGLYLQVEGPIWANQGAAIGEGRPVDAYLHEETRRILREFGNHPSFVMMAHGNEPAGRDAEFLASWVRTWHSQDPRRLYTSAAGWPAIEENDVDNIPDPRAHRWGEGLDSRLNDEPPNTRADYADWVSSRRRPVISHEIGQWCVYPDFEEVSRYTGVMQPRNFGIFADFLREAGMEDQAADFLDASGRLQTLCYKEEIESALRTDGFGGFHLLGLTDFPGQGTALVGVLNPFWESKGYCTAEEFSRFCGPTVPLARLDRRVWRADEEQAVDVQVAHFGPEPIVADVRWSLRRGEAVLADGTVASGVEIGIGNGTRLGPVTLPAGIVDEPAQLNLALTLEDAEGGIAENDWDVWIYPEPAEPAVRAERAGTPPVFPGPPASVRSTDDLEEAAALAATGNTVLFEVAADAIGNEIALGFTPVFWNTAWTRGQAPHTLGLLHDPEHPLFELFPTEGATNWQWWAALHGSRPMLLDGLPVDLRPAVQVIDTWFEARRLGALFEARLGQGRIIVTSLNLTGGDGASQRLAARQLRRSILSYMASSAFDPQTAITPAQLRTVLR from the coding sequence ATGGCACTGATCTCCGAGCTCAGCCCCCACCCCGGCGCCGACACGATCGGCGACGACCCCCGAGGAGATCTCTCCGGTCAGTGGGCGTACCGCCTCGACCGCGAGGGCATCGGGGAGGAGCATCGCTGGTTCGCCGCGCCTCTGGCGCGCGGGGCGGCCGACGGGGCGGCCGACGCGGAGCACGGCCACCTCGACCTTCCCGGCTCACTCCAGGAACAGGGCATCGGCGACCCGGTCACGGTCGGGACCCCGTGGACCGGGGGGATCGTGGACCAGTCCTACTTCACCGAGGACCGGTACGCCCCGTACCGCCAGGGCGAGGACGTCTCGGTCCCGTTCTGGCTGCAGCCGCGCATGTACTACCGAGGTGCCGCATGGTTCCAGCGGGAGATCCAGGTCCCGGACGACTGGGACGGCCGCAGTGTGATCCTCGAGCTCGAGCGCGTGCACTGGGAATCGACCGTGTGGGTCGACGGGACGCGGATCGGGGCCGAGAACAGCCTGTCCACGGCCCATCGTCACGATCTGGGACGCCTCGCCCCCGGAACGCATCTGCTCACCGTGCGCGTCGACAACCGCACCGTGATCGACGTCGGGCCGAACTCGCATGCGGTCAGCGACCACACGCAGGGGAACTGGAACGGGATCATCGGCCGGATGCAGCTGCACGCCCGCAGCGAGGTGGAGATCGCGCAGCTCAGGGCATTCCCCGACGTGGCCCATCGCCGCGTGCAGGTCAGGATCGACATCGGCTCCGGGACCGCCGGCGTCGGCGAGGGGAGCGTGAGCGTGCGGGCCCGTCGGCTCGGGAACGCGGGGTCCTCGGTCGCCGGGTCCGGGACGGAGGCGATCGTCGTGCCCTTCACGGCGGACCACGGGGAGGACCTGGGCTCGCGCGGCCTTCTCGCGGGCTGCACCCATCTCGACATCGACCTCGAGCTCGGTGAGGAGGCCGCGCTCTGGGACGAGTTCGACCCGGCGCTCTACGAGCTCGAGGCCGATCTCGTCGCCCGCACCGGCGAGCAGGAGCACCGGAGCTCCGTGCGGACCGTCCTCGGGCTGCGGGAGGTCGGCGTCGACGGGACCCAGGTGAGCGTCAACGGACGTCGCACGTTCCTCCGCGGCAGCCTGGAGTGCTGTGTGTTCCCGCTGACCGGTTACCCGCCCACCGACCTCGGGTCCTGGCGGCGGATCGTGCGCATCGCCAAGGAGCACGGGCTCAATCTGCTGCGCATGCACTCCTGGTGCCCGCCCGAGGCCGCCTTCCTCGCGGCCGACGAGGCAGGGCTGTATCTCCAGGTCGAGGGCCCCATCTGGGCGAACCAGGGGGCGGCGATCGGAGAGGGGCGACCGGTCGACGCCTACCTCCACGAGGAGACCCGGCGGATCCTTCGGGAGTTCGGCAACCACCCGTCCTTCGTCATGATGGCGCACGGCAACGAGCCCGCCGGCCGCGATGCCGAGTTCCTCGCCTCCTGGGTGCGCACCTGGCACAGCCAGGACCCGAGACGGCTGTACACGAGTGCCGCGGGCTGGCCGGCGATCGAGGAGAACGACGTCGACAACATCCCCGACCCTCGCGCCCACCGATGGGGTGAAGGGCTGGACTCGCGCCTGAACGACGAGCCGCCGAACACCCGGGCGGATTACGCCGACTGGGTCTCCTCGCGCCGGCGACCGGTCATCAGCCATGAGATCGGGCAGTGGTGCGTCTACCCGGACTTCGAGGAGGTCTCCCGGTACACGGGCGTGATGCAGCCGCGGAACTTCGGGATCTTCGCCGACTTCCTGCGCGAGGCCGGCATGGAGGACCAGGCAGCCGACTTCCTGGACGCGTCGGGACGTCTGCAGACCCTCTGCTACAAGGAGGAGATCGAGTCGGCACTGCGCACCGACGGCTTCGGCGGATTCCACCTGCTGGGCCTGACGGACTTCCCGGGTCAGGGCACCGCACTCGTCGGGGTGCTCAACCCGTTCTGGGAGTCCAAGGGGTACTGCACCGCCGAGGAGTTCTCCCGCTTCTGCGGGCCGACGGTGCCTCTCGCGCGCCTGGACCGCCGCGTCTGGCGCGCCGATGAGGAGCAGGCCGTCGACGTCCAGGTGGCCCATTTCGGTCCCGAGCCGATCGTGGCCGACGTCCGGTGGAGCCTGCGCCGCGGGGAAGCCGTGCTCGCCGACGGGACGGTCGCGAGCGGTGTCGAGATCGGGATCGGCAACGGGACCCGCTTGGGTCCCGTGACCCTCCCGGCAGGGATCGTCGACGAGCCCGCGCAGCTGAACCTCGCCCTCACCCTCGAGGACGCCGAGGGCGGGATCGCCGAGAACGACTGGGACGTGTGGATCTATCCAGAGCCTGCGGAACCTGCTGTGCGTGCAGAACGAGCAGGAACGCCCCCGGTGTTCCCCGGGCCGCCGGCCTCGGTGCGTTCGACCGACGACCTCGAGGAGGCGGCCGCGCTCGCCGCCACCGGAAATACCGTGCTGTTCGAGGTGGCGGCCGACGCGATCGGGAACGAGATCGCTCTCGGCTTCACTCCCGTCTTCTGGAACACGGCCTGGACGCGCGGCCAGGCCCCGCACACCCTCGGCCTCCTGCACGACCCCGAGCATCCGCTGTTCGAGCTGTTCCCGACCGAGGGGGCGACGAATTGGCAGTGGTGGGCTGCGCTCCACGGCTCCCGGCCGATGCTCCTGGACGGTCTGCCCGTGGACCTGCGCCCCGCGGTCCAGGTGATAGACACCTGGTTCGAGGCGCGGCGGCTTGGGGCGCTGTTCGAGGCGCGCCTGGGCCAGGGCAGGATCATCGTGACCTCGCTGAACCTCACCGGAGGCGACGGCGCCTCGCAGCGCCTCGCCGCCCGTCAGCTGCGACGCAGCATCCTGTCGTACATGGCGAGCTCCGCCTTCGACCCGCAGACCGCGATCACCCCGGCCCAGCTCCGCACCGTGCTGCGTTAG
- a CDS encoding ABC transporter substrate-binding protein, with amino-acid sequence MTAQLPGRIGRRTALAGLLALGAAACTSGAGAEGGAETGRAAGFPLELANCEATLRFESPPERIVLLESAPVTTLDGIGVLDRVVSRGGSFPPGYYDEDLFTRIEAIPALSEEIDAAGHLQINQEVVIAQRPDIVLGLPDGITREAMRGAGAEVLVQDVFCGTDGERARFETLYEEIGTYGRIFDRTGEAEDLVAGLQERVSAVARSAEGLRTTTAAALYPSLGGGPLYTYGAGSMVTAQLDALGIENVFADTAERVFEISAEPLLAADPDVLIVLHQGEGDGSDVVEEMIAQDQLSSLRAVTEQSVLPLLFNFCEPASPLVVDGVVRIHEWLHEIEG; translated from the coding sequence ATGACTGCTCAGCTCCCCGGTCGCATCGGCCGCCGCACCGCTCTCGCCGGGCTCCTCGCCCTCGGCGCCGCCGCCTGCACCTCCGGCGCCGGAGCGGAAGGTGGCGCGGAGACCGGCCGTGCGGCAGGCTTCCCGCTCGAGCTGGCCAACTGCGAGGCGACCCTGCGCTTCGAGTCCCCGCCCGAACGGATCGTGCTGCTGGAATCCGCACCGGTCACCACGCTGGACGGGATCGGAGTGCTGGATCGGGTCGTCTCGCGCGGCGGCTCCTTCCCTCCTGGCTACTACGACGAGGACCTCTTCACCCGCATCGAAGCGATCCCGGCTCTGTCGGAGGAGATCGACGCGGCCGGCCATCTGCAGATCAACCAGGAGGTCGTGATCGCGCAGCGGCCCGACATCGTCCTCGGCCTGCCCGATGGCATCACCCGGGAAGCGATGCGCGGGGCAGGCGCGGAGGTGCTGGTCCAGGACGTCTTCTGCGGCACCGACGGCGAGCGAGCCCGTTTCGAGACCCTCTACGAGGAGATCGGCACCTACGGGAGGATCTTCGACCGCACCGGGGAGGCCGAGGACCTTGTCGCCGGACTGCAGGAGAGGGTCTCCGCCGTCGCCCGGTCCGCGGAGGGTCTGCGCACCACGACGGCGGCCGCCCTGTACCCCTCCCTCGGCGGCGGCCCGCTGTACACCTACGGCGCCGGCAGCATGGTCACGGCGCAGCTGGACGCCCTGGGCATCGAGAACGTCTTCGCCGACACCGCCGAGAGGGTGTTCGAGATCAGCGCCGAGCCGTTGCTGGCCGCCGATCCTGATGTGCTCATCGTGCTCCATCAGGGCGAGGGCGACGGCAGCGACGTGGTCGAGGAGATGATCGCCCAGGATCAGCTGTCGAGCCTGCGCGCGGTGACCGAGCAGAGCGTGCTGCCGCTGCTGTTCAACTTCTGCGAACCGGCCTCCCCGCTGGTCGTGGACGGGGTGGTGAGGATCCACGAATGGCTGCACGAGATCGAGGGATGA
- a CDS encoding iron ABC transporter permease — protein sequence MPAPAFTAQASITPGRSPSTPPGPDRLGVRARARRAAAVLVLLALVTALSLMICLGIGPVPIAPGATMQVIAQHLGFPVAGSADPSLDAIIWTVRLPRVLMGAAVGACLAICGAALQAMVRNMLADPYILGVSGGASTGAAAAILFGIGAALGQYAQSVLAFLGAMGAALLVFAIARTGGRVTSLRLLLSGVAVGYALTAATNLLIFSSDSAEGSRSVMFWMLGSLALAQWNAFLAIAVLAAGLGVAVMMLGARVLDALSAGDEIAHGLGISPDRARIGLLAVVSLCTAAAVAGAGSIGFVGLVIPHLARRLVGARHRVLIPASALLGALFLLWADALARVVMAPRELPIGVITAAIGAPFLLFLVRRLYARRP from the coding sequence GTGCCGGCACCCGCCTTCACCGCGCAGGCATCGATCACGCCCGGTCGCTCTCCCTCCACGCCACCGGGCCCGGACCGCCTCGGCGTCCGCGCCCGGGCCCGCCGCGCGGCGGCCGTGCTCGTGCTGCTCGCGCTCGTCACGGCGCTCAGCCTCATGATCTGCCTGGGCATCGGCCCGGTCCCGATCGCGCCCGGCGCGACCATGCAGGTCATCGCCCAGCACCTCGGGTTTCCCGTCGCGGGCTCGGCCGATCCCTCCCTCGACGCGATCATCTGGACCGTGCGCCTGCCGCGCGTGCTGATGGGCGCGGCCGTCGGCGCCTGCCTGGCGATCTGCGGGGCGGCGCTGCAGGCGATGGTGCGCAACATGCTCGCCGACCCGTACATCCTGGGCGTCTCCGGGGGCGCCTCGACCGGGGCGGCCGCGGCGATCCTGTTCGGGATCGGCGCGGCTCTGGGCCAGTACGCGCAGTCCGTCCTCGCCTTCCTCGGCGCGATGGGGGCGGCGTTGCTGGTGTTCGCCATCGCCCGCACCGGCGGTCGTGTGACCTCGCTGCGGCTGCTGCTGTCCGGCGTCGCCGTCGGCTACGCGCTGACGGCAGCGACCAACCTGCTGATCTTCTCCTCGGACTCCGCCGAGGGCTCGCGCTCGGTGATGTTCTGGATGCTCGGCTCGCTGGCCCTGGCCCAGTGGAATGCGTTCCTGGCGATCGCCGTGCTCGCCGCAGGTCTCGGGGTCGCTGTGATGATGCTCGGCGCGCGAGTGCTGGACGCTCTCAGCGCTGGTGACGAGATCGCCCATGGCCTGGGCATCTCCCCGGATCGCGCGCGCATCGGCCTCCTGGCGGTGGTGTCGCTGTGCACCGCGGCGGCGGTCGCGGGCGCCGGATCGATCGGCTTCGTGGGACTGGTGATCCCGCACCTCGCCCGCCGCCTGGTCGGGGCCCGCCACCGGGTGCTGATCCCGGCCAGTGCCCTGCTCGGCGCCCTGTTCCTGCTGTGGGCCGACGCCCTCGCGCGCGTCGTCATGGCCCCGCGCGAGCTGCCGATCGGCGTGATCACCGCGGCGATCGGCGCACCGTTCCTGTTGTTCCTCGTCCGCCGGCTGTACGCGCGCCGGCCCTGA
- a CDS encoding DUF5107 domain-containing protein, with product MTSRITLPEAPVDAWQDGVAIWSQPLDIDTYDPLDPDPYPAFLDQRVYQGSSGRVYPMPFHERISQNARPRSWQAVHLENQWIRLVVLPELGGRVHIAYDKVAEYDIFYRNNVIKPALVGLAGPWISGGIEFNWPQHHRPATYLPTDFTITREEDGSATVWCSDHDPFARMKGMHGIRLAPDSSRIEVQVRLFNRTEVPQTFLWWANVAAAVNDDYQSFFPSDVTHVADHAKRAVVTFPRPDAPYYGIDYAARAADGSDADRLDWYRNIPVPTSYMALGTSQDFFGGYDHGRQAGFVHVADHEISPGKKQWTWGNSSFGHAWDRNLTDDDGPYVELMAGVFTDNQPDFAYLAAGETKTFSQTWYPIRDVGPVLFADRHLALSVQEPGGGTRVRICPAQRYSDATITVLDADGAELAAVHGDLCPGSARVIDVPGQVAVADLTVVVTTASAELAHVPLAGPAEPDAVAPAAMALAPPAPSDVPGVDQLVRIATYLEQYRHATRSATAYLEEALRRDPHESRALLHLGRRASHRGETESAIGLLGRSAELATEWTSTPVSGEAHYHLGLALDRAGRVPEAARAFSTAMWDSRHAVSARFALARLRSRAGRYDAAEDLLRQALESDPHHLQCLDLLALTLRVRGREQEATDVALWALHLDPLDAWAKDILGRPATADATVMLDVALEYVEAGFVEQARAALDGTIDLAPSLTVGQVNVGPLAWLHLAALDQRAGDLDCARQAIAEAAKLPVGSAHPSRLADAQALELLADVAPDQALPASLLGHWLYDRGRHLDAIARWEQALGAAPDPALAAILHRNLGIAEFNIRRDPEAATAHYARALELSPAEPKLRFEADLLAVRTGVAAPERLAALEPMLEVVARRDDLTVSLVNLLLDVGRAPEARDLLVGRRFQPWEGGEGQVLSAWDRANVQLAQELLARGAVEDAQEILQSSIDPPRSLGEGRHPLANVATIHLARGDAFAAGGDDAAAAVSWEHAARSTGDFVKMAETAYSVETFAAARALLRLGRTAQADALVADIADWLEEYAVQEVQVDFFATSLPELLVFHEDPAAARDREVARIREQLADWDRQRDLETARL from the coding sequence ATGACGTCCCGCATCACTCTTCCCGAGGCTCCCGTCGACGCCTGGCAGGACGGTGTCGCGATCTGGTCCCAGCCCCTGGACATCGACACCTATGACCCCCTCGATCCCGATCCGTACCCGGCCTTCCTGGACCAGCGCGTCTACCAGGGGTCCTCAGGACGCGTGTATCCGATGCCTTTCCACGAACGGATCTCGCAGAACGCACGGCCCCGCTCCTGGCAGGCCGTCCACCTCGAGAACCAGTGGATCCGCCTGGTGGTCCTCCCCGAGCTGGGCGGGCGCGTGCACATCGCCTACGACAAGGTCGCCGAGTACGACATCTTCTACCGCAACAACGTCATCAAGCCCGCTCTGGTGGGGCTCGCCGGGCCCTGGATCTCCGGAGGCATCGAGTTCAACTGGCCCCAGCACCACCGTCCTGCGACCTACCTGCCCACCGATTTCACGATCACCCGCGAGGAGGACGGGTCAGCGACCGTGTGGTGCTCGGACCATGACCCCTTCGCGAGGATGAAGGGCATGCACGGTATCCGGTTGGCCCCGGACAGCTCTCGCATCGAGGTCCAGGTGCGCCTGTTCAACCGCACCGAGGTGCCGCAGACCTTCCTGTGGTGGGCGAATGTCGCCGCGGCGGTCAACGACGACTACCAATCGTTCTTCCCCTCGGACGTCACCCACGTCGCCGACCACGCCAAGCGTGCCGTCGTCACGTTCCCCCGCCCGGACGCGCCGTACTACGGCATCGACTACGCCGCCCGCGCGGCCGACGGCTCCGACGCCGATCGCCTGGACTGGTACCGCAACATCCCCGTACCCACCTCCTACATGGCACTGGGCACCTCCCAGGACTTCTTCGGCGGCTACGACCACGGACGGCAGGCAGGTTTCGTCCATGTCGCCGACCATGAGATCTCCCCCGGGAAGAAGCAATGGACCTGGGGAAACTCCAGCTTCGGCCACGCGTGGGATCGGAACCTGACCGACGACGACGGCCCGTACGTCGAGCTCATGGCGGGCGTGTTCACCGACAACCAGCCGGACTTCGCGTACCTGGCCGCGGGCGAGACAAAGACCTTCTCGCAGACCTGGTACCCGATCCGGGACGTCGGCCCCGTCCTCTTCGCCGACCGGCATCTCGCCCTCAGCGTGCAGGAGCCAGGAGGCGGCACACGCGTCAGGATCTGCCCCGCCCAGCGGTACAGCGACGCGACCATCACGGTGCTGGACGCCGACGGCGCCGAACTCGCAGCGGTCCACGGCGATCTCTGTCCGGGCAGCGCACGGGTGATCGACGTCCCGGGACAGGTCGCCGTCGCGGATCTCACGGTGGTGGTCACGACGGCCTCGGCAGAGCTGGCTCACGTGCCGCTCGCCGGTCCTGCGGAGCCCGACGCCGTGGCCCCGGCGGCCATGGCCCTCGCCCCGCCCGCACCGTCGGACGTCCCCGGCGTGGACCAGCTGGTCAGGATCGCGACCTATCTCGAGCAGTACCGCCACGCGACGCGCTCCGCCACCGCGTATCTCGAGGAGGCCCTGCGACGGGATCCCCACGAGTCCCGTGCGCTGCTCCACCTCGGGCGGCGCGCCTCTCATCGCGGCGAGACGGAGTCAGCGATCGGGCTGCTGGGGCGCAGCGCCGAGCTCGCCACGGAATGGACCTCCACCCCGGTCTCCGGGGAGGCGCACTACCACCTCGGTCTCGCGCTGGACCGGGCCGGGCGCGTCCCGGAGGCCGCCCGCGCGTTCTCCACCGCGATGTGGGACTCCCGTCACGCCGTCTCCGCGCGCTTCGCGCTGGCCCGGCTCCGGTCCCGGGCGGGCAGGTACGACGCGGCGGAGGATCTGCTGCGGCAGGCGCTCGAGAGCGACCCCCACCATCTCCAGTGCCTCGATCTGCTCGCACTGACTCTGCGCGTCCGCGGACGGGAGCAGGAGGCGACCGACGTCGCCCTGTGGGCGCTGCATCTGGATCCGCTCGATGCCTGGGCGAAGGACATCCTCGGCCGGCCCGCGACCGCGGACGCCACGGTGATGTTGGACGTCGCCCTCGAGTACGTGGAGGCAGGATTCGTCGAGCAGGCTCGAGCCGCCCTGGATGGGACCATCGACCTCGCCCCCTCCCTGACCGTCGGCCAGGTCAATGTCGGGCCGCTCGCCTGGCTCCACCTCGCCGCCCTCGATCAGCGCGCGGGCGACCTCGACTGTGCGCGCCAGGCGATCGCCGAGGCGGCGAAGCTGCCTGTCGGCTCGGCCCATCCCTCGCGCCTGGCCGACGCCCAGGCCCTCGAGCTCCTGGCCGACGTGGCCCCTGACCAGGCGCTGCCCGCCTCGCTGCTGGGGCATTGGCTGTACGACCGGGGTCGGCATCTCGACGCCATCGCACGGTGGGAGCAGGCACTGGGAGCCGCACCGGACCCGGCCCTGGCTGCGATCCTGCATCGCAATCTCGGGATCGCGGAGTTCAACATCCGGCGCGACCCGGAGGCCGCGACCGCCCACTACGCGCGGGCCCTCGAGCTCTCCCCCGCGGAGCCGAAGCTGCGGTTCGAGGCAGATCTCCTCGCCGTCCGCACCGGTGTGGCCGCTCCGGAGCGGCTGGCGGCCCTCGAGCCCATGCTGGAGGTCGTCGCCCGGCGCGATGACCTCACCGTCTCCCTCGTGAACCTCCTGCTGGACGTGGGCCGCGCCCCGGAGGCGCGGGACCTGCTCGTCGGGCGTCGCTTCCAACCCTGGGAAGGCGGAGAGGGCCAGGTCCTCTCCGCCTGGGATCGTGCCAACGTCCAGCTCGCCCAGGAGCTCCTCGCCCGTGGCGCCGTCGAGGACGCGCAGGAGATCCTGCAGAGCTCGATCGATCCGCCCCGAAGCCTCGGCGAGGGGCGGCATCCCTTGGCCAATGTCGCCACCATCCACCTCGCCCGCGGAGACGCCTTCGCGGCTGGCGGGGACGACGCCGCGGCAGCTGTCAGCTGGGAGCACGCGGCACGGTCCACCGGGGACTTCGTGAAGATGGCGGAGACGGCGTACAGCGTGGAGACCTTCGCGGCGGCCCGGGCGCTGCTCCGTCTGGGCAGGACGGCGCAGGCTGATGCGCTCGTGGCCGACATCGCCGACTGGCTCGAGGAGTACGCGGTCCAGGAGGTGCAGGTCGACTTCTTCGCGACCAGCCTCCCCGAACTGCTGGTCTTCCACGAGGACCCCGCGGCGGCCCGTGATCGGGAGGTGGCCCGTATTCGGGAGCAGCTCGCGGACTGGGACCGTCAGCGGGATCTCGAGACTGCGCGCCTGTGA